A portion of the Bubalus kerabau isolate K-KA32 ecotype Philippines breed swamp buffalo chromosome 1, PCC_UOA_SB_1v2, whole genome shotgun sequence genome contains these proteins:
- the LOC129642101 gene encoding interleukin-3 — protein sequence MSSLSISHLLLLLLALHAPQAKGLPVMTSRAPYSMLMREIMDDLKKITPSPEGSLNSDEKNFLTKESLLQANLKAFMTFATDTFGKDSKIMKNLKEFQPVLPTATPTEDPIFIENKNLGDFRMKLEEYLVNIRKYLKSKNIWFS from the exons ATGAGCAGTCTCTCCATCTCGCACCTGCTTCTGCTCCTGCTTGCGCTCCATGCCCCTCAGGCAAAGGGGTTGCCTGTCATGACATCGAGGGCTCCATATTCTATGTTGATGAGGGAAATTATGGATGACCTAAAGAAAATAACTCCGAGTCCAGAA GGCTCCTTGAACTCAGATGAGAAGAATTTCCTGACG AAAGAGAGCCTTCTGCAGGCAAACCTGAAAGCATTCATGACATTTGCCACAGATACTTTTGGAAAGGATTCAAAAATCATGAAAAATCTTAAG GAATTCCAGCCAGTGCTGCCCACAGCCACACCCACG GAAGATCCAATTTTTATTGAGAACAAGAACTTGGGTGATTTCCGGATGAAGTTGGAAGAATATTTGgttaacattagaaaatatctgaAGTCCAAGAACATATGGTTTTCCTAA